A segment of the Entomomonas moraniae genome:
TAACCTTGGGAAACTCGCACAGCATAGTAATGGCATGTTGACTCGCTTTAAACCTAACGTTATTGAAGATCATCCCTTACCAGGAATGAGAGGGAGGGGAGCTATTTTTTCTCGTTTTGGTGAAGGTGAAAATTCACTTATTATTGTAGTCATGCACCTCGCGCTAAGTAAAAAGGCACGTAAAGAACAACTCGACTATATCTATAAGATGATTGCCCCTTACAGGTATCACATTCTCATGGGCGATATGAATGCTGAAACATTTGAGCTCGTAGATAACTCCGCTTTACAAAAGCTTGATCTCGTTTTACCACAAAATACGGCCACCTACCCTAGCTGGAACCCTAAACGCTGCCTCGATCATATTTTATTAAGTAAAGACCTTACAGTAGATAATATCAACGTTTTACAGCAACCTATATCCGATCATTTACCAATAGAGGTCAGCATAAAACTGCCTGAAGTACTTCTATCTAATATTAATCATTCCCTATATAACCTATAAGCAGACCATTAAAACATGAAATTTTTATTGAAAAAATCACTCATCATTTTTTGCCTCCTCTGGTTAAGTGCCTGCCAAAGTGGATTGAAAATAGATAAGAACTATGTATCACAAGCACAAGATAACCGTATACAGTATATTATTGTGCACTATACAGCGGCTGACCTTATGCGATCCCTTCATTTACTTACCCAAGCCAATGTAAGCAGCCACTATCTTATTAGTAAGGATGGTACAATTTATCAACTCGTTAATGATGAAAAACGAGCATGGCATGCGGGTATCAGCGAGTGGCAAGGTAGAAACTCTCTTAATAATAGCTCCATTGGCATAGAACTCGTGAATCTAGGTTATAAAGAAACACCTCAAAAAACGAGAGTTTGGTACCGTTATTCTGATGCCCAAATTAAATCACTCAAAGTTTTATTGAGAGAACTCCAAAAACGCTATGACATTCCGAGTAAAAACATCTTAGGACACAGCGATATTGCGCCACAAAGAAAGTCTGATCCTGGACCTCTTTTCCCTTGGCGAGAACTTGCTAAAGAAGGACTCGCTATTTGGCCAAATGAAATAGCCGTCAGTAGACAGCAAGCTATTTTTGATGCAGAAGGTCTACCTAGTACAGCCTGGATACAAAACAAACTAGCACGTATTGGATATACAACTCCTCAAACAGGGCAACTCGATGCCGATACCGTTAAAGCTATCATTGCTTTCCAAATGCGTTATCAACCTGACAATTTTACTGGTATTGTTGATAGTAAAACTGCCGCGCTTTTATTTGTTGTAGCAAATAAGAACTTTGCTATACCTAAATGATCATATATAGTTATATACAATACTTGCTTTCAATATCATGGTAGTAATTGGGTTATCTATTACTTTTATAAAGGTTATTCACTATGACAGTTTCTACATTAATTAAATTATTAATTGTCGCTTTCTTCGTATGGGGCGTGCTTTATGTCTACTTCCATGGACGCTCGCGTCGACTGCCACTTTTAAGACAGTTTTTTAACTACTCTGCACTCTTTGCTCCTTACAATGCTTTAATGTATATCTTCTCTAAACAAAAATCACAACCCATTTACAATCGGGAAGATTTCAAGGAAATGGATTTTATTAAAGAAAATTGGGAAGTCATCAAAGAAGAGGGATTGAGATTGTTCGATGAAGGTTACATTCGAGCTGCGATCGGCGGCAATGAGGCAGGCTTTGGTTCATTCTTTAAAAAAGGTTGGAAACGCTTTTATTTAACATGGAATAAACAAACTTTGCCTTCAGCTGAAACATTGTGCCCAAAAACACTCGAGTTGGTAAGACAAGTACCCATGATTAAAAATGCTCTTTTTACTCGGCTACCTGCCCGTAGCCATTTAAATGCCCATCGCGATCCATTTGCAGGCACATTACGCTATCATCTTGGCCTATCAACACCTAACTCAGAAAAATGTGCTATTTATATCGATGAGCAAGCACAACCTTGGTATGATGGTGAAGATTTTATTTTTGACGAAACCTATATTCACTATGTCATCAACGACACAGATGACTCACGACTAATTTTCTTTTGTGATTTAGACCGTCCATTAAAAGAGCCAATGTACACAATCAATCAATGGGTATCCAATATATTAGCTTATCTAACACAACCTCAAAATATTGATGGAGAATATGCAGGTTTTGCCAACCGAGCTTATGGCTGGTTTATAAAACTGTCGAAGCTAATTAGCACACCGATTAAAGCATTAAAGCGTAAGTCACGTACTACCTATAATATTATAAGGATAATTGCTATTATTCTTATTTTAGTTATCATTATTAAATGGATTTTCTAATGCATTACTGACATAAAAGACAACTAGGGTTTTAAAACAACCAAACCCTAGTCATGTCAAAGGACAAACATGGCAAGTAGTTTCTATAAAATAGCCTTATTAAGCTTTTTAACCACCTCTCAAATAACAATAGCGGACACTCAGGAAAAAGGACACTGGCATATCGAAACAAGTGTCTATACCACTCACTTTCACCCTAAACCTGAGCACAATAATCATCAAGACCTCATCGGTATTGACTATAACTTTCCCTCAAAATGGTTCATAGGGGGAGCTACGTTTCGTAACTCTTTTAGACAACGCTCTTT
Coding sequences within it:
- a CDS encoding aspartyl/asparaginyl beta-hydroxylase domain-containing protein, which encodes MTVSTLIKLLIVAFFVWGVLYVYFHGRSRRLPLLRQFFNYSALFAPYNALMYIFSKQKSQPIYNREDFKEMDFIKENWEVIKEEGLRLFDEGYIRAAIGGNEAGFGSFFKKGWKRFYLTWNKQTLPSAETLCPKTLELVRQVPMIKNALFTRLPARSHLNAHRDPFAGTLRYHLGLSTPNSEKCAIYIDEQAQPWYDGEDFIFDETYIHYVINDTDDSRLIFFCDLDRPLKEPMYTINQWVSNILAYLTQPQNIDGEYAGFANRAYGWFIKLSKLISTPIKALKRKSRTTYNIIRIIAIILILVIIIKWIF
- a CDS encoding sn-glycerol-3-phosphate transporter, producing the protein MASSFYKIALLSFLTTSQITIADTQEKGHWHIETSVYTTHFHPKPEHNNHQDLIGIDYNFPSKWFIGGATFRNSFRQRSFYVYAGKRYQLENTPFYARLSGGLIQGYHGKYRNKIPLNNLGIAPAIIPGVGIQIKRVNAEAFLLGFNALMVNVGYSF
- a CDS encoding endonuclease/exonuclease/phosphatase family protein; the protein is MNIKRKEVATHLSPNENKESSPIILAPNEIVKLLTFNIQVGNSTSHYHHYFTRSWQHILPYKDRIKNLQRIADLIKQYDFVALQEVDGGSLRSSGINQTEFLAKLANFPYWHQQTNRNLGKLAQHSNGMLTRFKPNVIEDHPLPGMRGRGAIFSRFGEGENSLIIVVMHLALSKKARKEQLDYIYKMIAPYRYHILMGDMNAETFELVDNSALQKLDLVLPQNTATYPSWNPKRCLDHILLSKDLTVDNINVLQQPISDHLPIEVSIKLPEVLLSNINHSLYNL
- a CDS encoding N-acetylmuramoyl-L-alanine amidase yields the protein MKFLLKKSLIIFCLLWLSACQSGLKIDKNYVSQAQDNRIQYIIVHYTAADLMRSLHLLTQANVSSHYLISKDGTIYQLVNDEKRAWHAGISEWQGRNSLNNSSIGIELVNLGYKETPQKTRVWYRYSDAQIKSLKVLLRELQKRYDIPSKNILGHSDIAPQRKSDPGPLFPWRELAKEGLAIWPNEIAVSRQQAIFDAEGLPSTAWIQNKLARIGYTTPQTGQLDADTVKAIIAFQMRYQPDNFTGIVDSKTAALLFVVANKNFAIPK